The following coding sequences lie in one Caretta caretta isolate rCarCar2 chromosome 28, rCarCar1.hap1, whole genome shotgun sequence genomic window:
- the FGF11 gene encoding fibroblast growth factor 11, giving the protein MAALASSLIRQKREIREPVASRPVAAQRKVCPRGTKSLCQKQLLILISKVRLCGGRKGRLEKTPEPQLKGIVTKLLCRHGFYLRMHPDGAIDGTKEDTNSFTLFNLIPVGLRVVAIQGTKSGQYIAMNAEGYLYTSAHFTAECRFKECVFENYYVMYSSTLYRQRESGRSWYLGINKEGQPMKGNRVKKTKAAAHFLPKLLEVAMYREPSLHNVVDPSAPQKSDEAGAPSKETAKPCKAT; this is encoded by the exons ATGGCGGCCCTGGCCAGCTCCTTGATCCGGCAGAAACGGGAGATCCGGGAACCCGTCGCCAGCCGGCCCGTGGCCGCCCAGAGGAAGGTCTGTCCCCGCGGCACCAAGTCCCTCTGCCAGAAGCAGCTGCTCATTTTAATCTCCAAAGTCCGGCTCTGCGGCGGGCGGAAAGGCCGGCTGGAAAAAACACCCG AGCCGCAGCTGAAGGGCATCGTGACCAAGCTTCTCTGCAGACATGGTTTCTACCTCCGGATGCACCCAGACGGCGCCATCGACGGGACAAAGGAAGACACCAACAGCTTCA CTCTCTTTAACCTGATCCCCGTGGGACTGCGCGTGGTCGCCATCCAGGGCACCAAGTCGGGGCAGTATATCGCCATGAACGCAGAGGGCTACCTCTATACCTCC gcTCACTTCACCGCCGAGTGCCGGTTTAAGGAGTGTGTCTTCGAGAACTACTACGTCATGTATTCCTCCACCCTGTACCGCCAGCGCGAATCCGGCCGCTCCTGGTATCTGGGCATCAACAAAGAAGGCCAGCCCATGAAGGGAAACCGAGTCAAGAAGACCAAAGCCGCTGCCCACTTCCTGCCCAAGCTATTGGAAG TGGCCATGTACCGTGAACCGTCGCTCCATAACGTGGTGGACCCCTCGGCACCCCAGAAATCAGACGAGGCCGGGGCCCCCAGCAAAGAGACAGCCAAGCCCTGCAAGGCGACGTAA